The following proteins come from a genomic window of Acidobacteriota bacterium:
- a CDS encoding SET domain-containing protein-lysine N-methyltransferase gives MIERRRSGIHGWGVFATHGIPKNKRIVDYAGEKISIRESAKREANYLDRGHIWCFRLNSRWVRDAAVGGNVARYINHSCKPNCYVQIVGDVIWIRASRTIRKGEEITYDYATDGAKIIPCRCRPGCRTRL, from the coding sequence GTGATTGAGCGTCGGCGTTCGGGCATTCATGGCTGGGGGGTGTTCGCCACCCACGGCATTCCGAAAAACAAGCGCATTGTCGACTACGCGGGCGAGAAGATCTCCATCCGCGAGAGCGCGAAGCGCGAGGCGAATTACCTCGACCGCGGGCACATCTGGTGCTTCCGCCTGAATTCGCGATGGGTGCGCGACGCGGCGGTCGGCGGCAACGTCGCGCGCTACATCAACCACTCCTGCAAGCCCAACTGCTACGTCCAGATCGTCGGCGACGTGATCTGGATCCGTGCGTCGCGCACGATCCGCAAGGGCGAAGAGATCACCTACGACTACGCCACCGACGGCGCCAAGATCATTCCGTGCCGGTGCCGGCCCGGGTGCCGCACGCGCCTGTAA
- the asnB gene encoding asparagine synthase (glutamine-hydrolyzing) — protein sequence MCGIAGIIAADRLHADERARLTFMRDVLTHRGPDDAGTYVDERAGLAHRRLSIVDLASGHQPLSNEEATIWIVFNGEIYNHREIRSRLEAAGHRYRTTSDTETIVHAYEQWGDDCVHHFRGMFAFAIWDAPRRRLLLARDRLGVKPLYWCRVGDRLLFASEIKAILESGLVRAEANEPVLAEVITTRYTSDEQTLFRGIFRLLPGHLLVYGDGRVQARQYWDVPTGAPARSRSFDDLAATFRELLEESVRLRLMSDVPLGMLLSGGIDSSAIAALMARMIARPLQTFSVAFKDRASLRRARHQGGPPRDRHRRAGLLWGVAAARVARGRADRAPLERPALLRLAPRARSREGGARGRGLGRTAGGLRQVSALAGQLARRQHLRDSGP from the coding sequence ATGTGCGGCATCGCCGGAATCATCGCCGCCGATCGCCTGCACGCGGACGAGCGCGCCCGGCTGACCTTCATGCGTGATGTGTTGACGCATCGCGGGCCAGACGATGCGGGCACCTATGTGGACGAGCGGGCAGGACTGGCCCACCGGCGCCTGTCGATCGTCGATCTCGCCTCCGGCCACCAGCCGCTGTCGAACGAGGAGGCCACCATCTGGATCGTGTTCAACGGCGAGATCTACAACCATCGCGAGATTCGCTCCCGCCTCGAAGCGGCCGGGCACCGTTACCGGACCACATCCGACACGGAAACGATCGTCCACGCGTACGAGCAATGGGGCGACGACTGCGTACACCACTTCCGTGGCATGTTCGCCTTCGCGATCTGGGACGCTCCCCGGCGCCGGCTGCTCCTCGCGCGCGATCGCCTGGGCGTGAAGCCGCTCTATTGGTGCCGGGTCGGCGACCGGCTGCTGTTCGCCTCGGAGATCAAGGCCATCCTCGAAAGCGGGCTGGTTCGGGCGGAGGCGAACGAGCCGGTTCTCGCCGAGGTGATCACCACGAGGTACACGTCGGACGAGCAGACGCTGTTCAGAGGCATCTTTCGGCTGCTCCCCGGGCACCTGCTGGTGTACGGCGATGGGCGGGTCCAGGCCCGGCAGTACTGGGATGTCCCGACCGGTGCGCCCGCACGCTCGCGGTCATTCGACGATCTCGCCGCCACGTTCCGCGAGCTGCTCGAGGAATCCGTGCGGTTGCGGCTGATGAGCGACGTGCCGCTCGGCATGCTTCTCTCGGGGGGCATCGACAGCAGCGCGATTGCCGCGCTCATGGCGCGCATGATCGCCCGGCCGCTGCAGACCTTCTCCGTGGCCTTCAAGGACCGCGCCTCGCTCCGTCGCGCACGCCATCAAGGCGGACCGCCACGAGATCGTCATCGACGAGCGGGACTTCTTTGGGGCGTTGCCGCAGCTCGTGTGGCACGAGGACGAGCCGATCGCGCACCCCTCGAGCGTCCCGCTCTACTTCGTCTCGCGCCTCGCGCGCGATCACGTGAAGGTGGTGCTCGCGGGCGAGGGCTCGGACGAACTGCTGGCGGGTTACGGCAAGTATCCGCGCTCGCTGGTCAACTGGCGCGCCGGCAGCATCTACGCGACAGTGGTCCCTGA
- a CDS encoding glycosyltransferase encodes MHSAVIITPQPRLAVFLTSFHPGGTERQMVELVCRLDRTRFTVYVACLHREGAWLPKAEEAAAEVSEFPLCGFAHVSAVRAVRAFAAWCRDRAIQIVHTCDFYANVVGLAGAAIARVPVRLGSRRELKPDKSRGQLALQRAAYHAAHRVIANSPAAAQQLAREGVSADRIRIIPNGLDVARFPPIAHSGRLRTLVTVAHLREEKAHDVLLEAFARVTASEALVLRIVGDGPRRAALERQARALGVADRVQFMGHREDVAEILASSDLFLLPSRSEAFPNSAIEAMAAGLPVIASAVGGLLDLIEDGRTGLLVPARNADALVAAVERLLAQPTLAAALGASARRHVRERYSFDRMVAGFEALYLAELHARAPLAADRSAVTVS; translated from the coding sequence ATGCACAGCGCTGTGATCATCACACCCCAGCCGCGCCTCGCGGTGTTCCTCACGAGCTTCCACCCGGGCGGAACCGAACGGCAGATGGTGGAGCTCGTCTGTCGCCTCGATCGCACCCGCTTCACGGTGTACGTGGCGTGCCTGCATCGCGAGGGCGCATGGCTGCCGAAGGCGGAAGAGGCCGCAGCAGAGGTCTCAGAGTTCCCCCTCTGCGGGTTTGCCCACGTCTCCGCGGTCCGCGCGGTTCGAGCGTTCGCCGCCTGGTGTCGCGACCGCGCGATCCAGATCGTGCACACGTGTGATTTCTACGCGAACGTCGTGGGCCTGGCCGGCGCCGCGATCGCGCGCGTCCCGGTCCGCCTGGGCAGCCGGCGCGAACTCAAGCCGGATAAGTCCCGGGGGCAACTTGCCCTGCAGCGCGCCGCCTACCATGCGGCCCACCGCGTCATCGCCAACTCTCCCGCCGCGGCACAACAGCTTGCGCGCGAGGGTGTGAGCGCCGATCGCATCCGCATCATTCCGAACGGGCTCGACGTGGCGCGCTTTCCCCCGATCGCCCACAGCGGCCGTCTCCGCACGCTGGTGACGGTGGCACACCTGCGCGAGGAGAAGGCGCACGACGTGCTCCTCGAGGCGTTTGCGCGCGTCACCGCTTCAGAGGCCCTGGTGCTCAGGATCGTCGGAGACGGCCCCCGGCGCGCCGCCCTGGAGCGACAGGCGAGGGCGCTGGGGGTGGCTGACCGCGTTCAGTTCATGGGTCATCGCGAGGACGTCGCGGAGATTCTTGCCTCGAGCGACCTGTTTCTTCTGCCTTCGCGCTCCGAGGCGTTTCCCAACAGCGCGATTGAAGCCATGGCCGCCGGCCTCCCCGTGATCGCCTCCGCGGTCGGAGGATTGCTGGATCTCATCGAGGACGGGCGAACGGGGCTGCTCGTCCCGGCACGGAATGCGGACGCGCTTGTCGCGGCCGTCGAGCGGCTCCTCGCGCAGCCAACGCTCGCCGCCGCGCTGGGCGCGTCCGCACGGCGGCACGTGCGGGAGCGCTACAGCTTCGACCGCATGGTCGCCGGCTTCGAGGCCCTTTACCTCGCGGAGTTGCACGCGCGCGCGCCGCTCGCCGCCGATCGTTCGGCCGTTACGGTGTCCTGA
- a CDS encoding alpha/beta fold hydrolase — translation MRGIYLHGFASSARSSKARTFADRLAPYDIVLEALDFNQPSFETLTITRMIEHAVRAIDGGSEPVALIGSSLGAFVAVHVAAQRAAVEKLVLLAPALDFAETRMRDLGDDAIARWRETGLLDVFHYGFGRLAQVGYALYEDAARYDAFGLELTQPMLVFQGTRDAVVNPAVARKFASTRTNVTLRLLDDDHQLLSSMPDIWEETRVFLGLPARP, via the coding sequence ATGCGCGGCATCTATCTCCACGGGTTCGCCTCGTCCGCGCGGTCGTCGAAAGCGCGAACCTTCGCGGATCGGCTTGCCCCCTACGACATCGTCCTCGAGGCGCTCGATTTCAACCAGCCCTCCTTTGAAACGCTCACCATCACGCGCATGATCGAGCATGCGGTGCGCGCCATCGATGGCGGCTCGGAACCGGTGGCGTTGATTGGGTCGAGCCTCGGGGCCTTTGTTGCCGTGCACGTCGCCGCGCAGCGCGCGGCCGTGGAGAAACTCGTGCTGCTCGCGCCCGCGCTCGATTTTGCTGAAACGCGGATGCGGGATCTTGGCGACGACGCGATCGCGAGGTGGCGCGAGACCGGATTGCTGGACGTCTTTCATTACGGCTTCGGCCGATTGGCGCAGGTCGGCTACGCGCTCTATGAAGATGCGGCACGATATGACGCATTCGGACTTGAGCTGACACAGCCCATGCTCGTTTTCCAGGGTACGCGCGACGCAGTGGTGAACCCGGCGGTTGCCCGGAAGTTCGCAAGCACGAGGACTAACGTCACGCTCCGGCTGCTGGATGACGACCATCAGTTGCTGTCCAGCATGCCGGACATCTGGGAGGAAACCCGCGTATTCCTTGGTTTGCCCGCGCGGCCCTAG
- a CDS encoding response regulator, with the protein MLPFQILVVDDDEAALAGLIELLRDAGHQTTGAATFDAARRLLDVGHYDLLVADIRLRSYNGLHLVRLSRLLHPDMAVIMMTGYPERSLEFEASRYGAVYMEKPLEPKQFMRSVERLLAQVRRERRWPRHHAPEAFHVQIGSWPARLLDVSYGGLRFAMAAPDTPLPPTVPVRMPALNLYIEAETIWTDRLTSPGALLGGLALLSEGENAPLPWRALVDSLGEELNDLPT; encoded by the coding sequence ATGCTGCCGTTCCAGATTCTCGTCGTCGATGATGATGAGGCCGCATTGGCCGGCCTGATCGAGTTGCTCCGCGACGCCGGCCACCAGACGACTGGCGCGGCGACATTTGACGCGGCCCGGCGTCTCCTGGACGTCGGCCACTACGACCTTCTCGTTGCCGACATCAGACTTCGGTCGTACAACGGGCTACATCTTGTTCGCTTGAGTCGGTTACTGCACCCTGACATGGCCGTCATCATGATGACGGGCTACCCGGAGCGGTCGCTGGAATTCGAGGCGTCCCGCTACGGGGCGGTGTACATGGAGAAGCCGCTCGAGCCGAAGCAGTTCATGCGCTCGGTCGAACGGTTGCTCGCGCAAGTGCGTCGCGAGCGCCGCTGGCCCCGGCACCACGCACCCGAAGCCTTTCACGTGCAGATCGGTTCGTGGCCGGCACGCTTGCTGGATGTGAGCTACGGCGGGCTGCGTTTCGCGATGGCGGCGCCCGACACGCCGCTGCCGCCGACCGTGCCAGTGCGGATGCCCGCGCTCAACCTTTATATAGAGGCGGAAACGATTTGGACCGACCGTCTCACCTCGCCGGGCGCGTTGCTCGGCGGACTGGCGCTGCTCTCGGAAGGAGAGAACGCGCCGCTGCCCTGGCGCGCGCTCGTGGACTCGCTCGGCGAGGAACTGAACGACCTGCCCACCTAA
- the asnB gene encoding asparagine synthase (glutamine-hydrolyzing), with protein sequence MCGITGTVNFDGAPVDRALLGAMTDAVTHRGPDAAGYHFAPGVGLGHRRLSIIDLVTGDQPLANEDGTVWTVFNGEIYNFADVRAELQAAGHRFRTRSDTEVIVHGYEEWGEACVERFRGMFALAVWDATARRLLLARDRLGVKPLYYSALPGGGLTFGSEIKSLLADPSVPRDWRPDALDAYLTLLYVPAPATIYRSIQKLPPGHLLVAERGSVRTRQYWDLEFTGTGDAARADEYLEQLDALLRESVKLRLMSDVPLGAFLSGGSDSATVVSYMVETSDARVVTTSVGFDVHAYDELHHAEAVARHLGCEYHPQAADPKVEDLLPALAWHFDEPFADSSAVPTYYVSKAARELVTVALSGDGGDELWAGYARHRVERWEARARRALGGAARPAGWAARALPLGMKGARALRRLALSPAAACADKHGYGMFERDAKARLYSADFTRAVRHSDPFAPFIAAYNACASNDPLDRALYVDVKTYLLDDILTKVDRMSMAVSLETREPLLDHKLLEFAATVPVSLKIRDGHTKYLLRRLLERKVPRQIVERGKRGFEAPIGEWLRGPLAPMADDLLMGGRLAARGLFEQREVSRLWAEHRTGVADHRHRLWQLVMLELWFRQCADTAAARPATPGPVREVA encoded by the coding sequence ATGTGCGGAATCACGGGAACGGTGAATTTCGACGGGGCGCCGGTGGACCGGGCGCTCCTCGGCGCGATGACCGACGCGGTCACGCATCGCGGGCCCGATGCCGCCGGCTATCACTTCGCGCCCGGCGTCGGGCTGGGTCATCGCCGCCTCAGCATCATCGACCTCGTCACCGGGGACCAGCCGTTGGCCAATGAGGACGGCACCGTGTGGACCGTCTTCAACGGCGAGATTTACAACTTCGCGGACGTGCGCGCGGAGCTGCAGGCGGCGGGCCATCGATTCCGCACCCGGAGCGACACCGAGGTCATCGTTCACGGCTACGAGGAATGGGGCGAGGCCTGCGTCGAGCGTTTCCGCGGGATGTTCGCGCTCGCCGTGTGGGACGCGACGGCGCGGCGGCTCCTGCTCGCCCGCGATCGGCTTGGCGTCAAACCGCTGTACTATTCGGCGCTGCCGGGCGGCGGCCTGACCTTCGGGTCCGAGATCAAATCGCTGCTGGCCGATCCATCCGTGCCGCGCGACTGGCGCCCCGACGCGCTGGACGCCTACCTCACGCTGCTCTACGTCCCGGCGCCCGCCACGATTTACCGGTCCATCCAGAAGCTGCCCCCCGGCCACCTCCTCGTCGCCGAGCGCGGCAGCGTGAGAACACGGCAGTATTGGGACCTCGAGTTCACCGGCACGGGCGACGCCGCGCGGGCGGACGAGTACCTCGAGCAGCTCGACGCGCTGCTGCGCGAGTCTGTGAAGCTGCGGCTGATGAGCGACGTGCCGCTCGGCGCCTTCCTCTCGGGGGGCAGCGATTCCGCCACGGTCGTCTCGTACATGGTCGAGACGAGCGACGCACGGGTGGTCACGACGTCGGTGGGATTCGACGTGCACGCGTACGACGAGCTTCACCACGCCGAGGCCGTCGCGCGTCACCTCGGGTGCGAGTACCACCCGCAGGCTGCGGACCCGAAAGTGGAAGACCTGCTCCCGGCACTGGCGTGGCACTTCGACGAGCCGTTTGCGGACTCGAGCGCCGTGCCGACCTACTACGTGTCGAAGGCGGCGCGGGAGCTCGTGACCGTCGCGCTCTCGGGCGACGGCGGCGACGAGCTGTGGGCAGGCTACGCCCGTCATCGCGTCGAGCGGTGGGAGGCCCGCGCACGCCGGGCGCTCGGTGGGGCCGCGCGCCCGGCAGGCTGGGCGGCCCGGGCGCTGCCGCTCGGCATGAAGGGCGCGCGCGCCCTCCGTCGCCTCGCGCTCTCGCCCGCGGCGGCGTGCGCGGACAAACACGGGTACGGCATGTTCGAACGCGATGCGAAGGCGCGGCTGTACAGCGCGGATTTCACGCGCGCGGTCCGGCACAGCGACCCGTTCGCGCCGTTCATCGCCGCGTACAACGCCTGCGCGTCGAACGACCCCCTCGATCGCGCGCTCTACGTGGACGTGAAGACCTACCTGCTCGACGACATTCTCACGAAGGTCGATCGCATGAGCATGGCGGTGTCGCTCGAAACGCGCGAGCCGCTGCTCGACCACAAGCTGTTGGAGTTTGCCGCCACGGTGCCCGTCTCGCTCAAGATCCGCGATGGCCACACCAAGTACCTCTTGCGCCGGCTGCTCGAGCGCAAGGTGCCCCGGCAGATCGTCGAGCGCGGCAAGCGCGGCTTCGAAGCCCCCATCGGCGAGTGGCTCCGCGGCCCGCTCGCCCCGATGGCCGACGACCTGCTGATGGGCGGCCGGCTCGCCGCTCGCGGCCTGTTCGAGCAGCGCGAAGTCAGCCGCCTCTGGGCCGAGCACCGGACCGGCGTCGCCGATCATCGGCATCGGCTCTGGCAGCTCGTGATGCTCGAGCTCTGGTTCCGCCAGTGCGCCGACACCGCCGCGGCCCGCCCGGCGACGCCGGGCCCCGTGAGGGAGGTGGCCTGA
- the asnB gene encoding asparagine synthase (glutamine-hydrolyzing): protein MCGIAGYAERGASDGRSKDAAFSLVHAMCDVMRHRGPDDEGIHVGPGVGLGMRRLSIIDLSTGRQPIHNEARDVWIVFNGEIYNYRELRHALEHRGHRFYTSSDTESIVHAYEEWGHGAFARLRGMFGLAIWDARSRELFLARDRAGIKPLYFTEAAGRLCFASEAKSLLATGDVPRELDPIALDHFLSFLYTPRDRSIFRNIRKLPPGHYLRWRDHGVATIAPYWEVPAAETFDGREEEAAARLRDVLGDAVRAHLVSDVPLGAFLSGGVDSSLVVGLMAEASSRVTTFSIGFDEPEFDELPHARAVAQHFGTDHHEFVVRPDALAILDAVIDHFDEPFADASAIPTWYVSEIARRHVTVVLSGDGGDELFGGYDRYLPHPRVARFDRLPLPGTRQVASLLWPMLPHGTRGRNFLRHVSRDEEGRYLDAVALFRTDEKRAMMSADLRAALGAHDAERSAARRLARFTGLPLHSRMMRFDFETYLPEDVLTKVDRMSMAHSLESRVPLLDNDVIDFAATLPAAFKIRDGRRKHILKLAAAPLLPPDILDRPKHGFGVPIGAWFRGGLRELFHDILLSPVTRSRGYFDARFVDRLVGEHLSATRDHSLRLWQLLVFELWHRRYLDAGPSLREQPAALAAGT, encoded by the coding sequence ATGTGCGGGATTGCAGGTTACGCGGAACGCGGTGCCAGCGACGGTCGCTCCAAAGACGCGGCGTTCTCGCTCGTGCACGCGATGTGCGACGTCATGCGCCATCGCGGCCCGGATGACGAGGGGATTCACGTGGGGCCGGGCGTCGGCCTGGGCATGCGCCGGCTGAGCATCATCGACCTGTCCACGGGGCGCCAGCCGATTCACAACGAGGCCCGCGACGTCTGGATCGTCTTCAACGGCGAGATCTACAACTACCGCGAGCTGCGGCACGCACTCGAGCATCGCGGGCACCGCTTCTACACATCGAGCGACACCGAGTCGATCGTGCACGCGTACGAGGAATGGGGGCACGGCGCGTTCGCCCGGCTGCGCGGCATGTTCGGCCTCGCCATCTGGGACGCCCGCAGCCGGGAGCTCTTTCTCGCACGAGACCGTGCGGGCATCAAGCCCCTCTATTTCACCGAGGCGGCCGGGCGGTTGTGCTTCGCGTCGGAAGCCAAGTCACTGCTCGCCACGGGCGACGTGCCGCGCGAGCTGGATCCGATCGCCCTCGATCACTTCCTGTCCTTTCTCTACACGCCGCGCGATCGCTCGATCTTCCGGAACATCCGCAAGCTGCCGCCGGGTCACTACCTGCGGTGGCGCGACCATGGCGTGGCGACGATCGCCCCTTACTGGGAAGTGCCGGCCGCCGAAACGTTCGATGGCCGCGAGGAAGAGGCCGCCGCGCGCCTGCGCGATGTCCTGGGAGACGCGGTCCGCGCGCACCTGGTGAGCGATGTCCCGTTGGGGGCGTTCCTGTCGGGCGGGGTGGACTCGAGCCTCGTCGTCGGCCTGATGGCCGAAGCCTCGTCGCGCGTCACGACGTTTTCGATCGGATTCGACGAGCCGGAGTTCGACGAGCTGCCGCACGCCCGCGCGGTCGCGCAGCACTTCGGCACGGACCACCATGAATTCGTCGTGCGTCCCGACGCGCTCGCGATTCTCGACGCGGTGATCGACCACTTCGACGAGCCGTTCGCGGATGCCTCGGCCATTCCCACCTGGTACGTCTCGGAGATCGCGCGGCGGCACGTGACGGTGGTGCTCTCCGGCGACGGCGGCGACGAGTTGTTCGGCGGGTACGACCGCTATCTTCCCCATCCGCGGGTGGCGCGCTTCGATCGGCTGCCGCTGCCGGGCACGCGCCAGGTCGCGTCGCTGCTCTGGCCGATGCTGCCGCACGGCACCCGCGGCAGGAATTTCCTGCGCCACGTGTCCCGCGACGAGGAGGGGCGCTACCTCGACGCCGTGGCGCTCTTCCGCACCGACGAGAAGCGCGCGATGATGAGCGCCGACCTGCGTGCCGCCCTGGGTGCGCACGATGCGGAGCGCAGTGCGGCCCGGCGCCTCGCGCGGTTCACGGGGCTCCCGCTGCACAGCCGCATGATGCGGTTCGATTTCGAGACGTACTTGCCCGAAGACGTGCTGACGAAAGTCGATCGCATGAGCATGGCGCACTCGCTCGAATCGCGCGTGCCGCTGCTCGACAATGACGTGATCGACTTTGCCGCGACGCTGCCGGCCGCCTTCAAGATCCGGGACGGACGCCGCAAGCACATTCTCAAACTCGCCGCCGCCCCGCTGCTTCCCCCGGACATCCTCGACCGGCCGAAGCATGGATTCGGTGTCCCGATCGGCGCGTGGTTCCGCGGAGGCCTGCGCGAGCTGTTCCACGACATCCTGCTCTCGCCGGTGACGCGGTCGCGCGGCTACTTCGACGCGCGTTTCGTCGATCGCCTTGTCGGCGAGCACCTGTCCGCCACGCGCGATCACTCGCTGCGGCTGTGGCAGCTGCTCGTCTTCGAGCTGTGGCACCGCCGCTACCTGGACGCGGGTCCTTCCCTTCGCGAGCAGCCGGCCGCGCTTGCCGCGGGAACGTAG
- a CDS encoding UDP-glucose/GDP-mannose dehydrogenase family protein, with product MQVSVFGLGYVGCVSAASFASDGHQVTGVDVNAGKVEAINRGRSPIVEGGLEELITETVSQGTLRATTNAAEAVAGTGVSLLCVGTPSRRNGSLDLSYLTRVCEEIGAALRDKADYHVVVVRSTVLPGTAFNVVIPRLERHSGKKYGQGFGVAMNPEFLREGTALHDFRNPPLTLVGVDHSADAAAAVGLYDKVEAPLVTTSVRTAEMMKYASNTWHALKVCFANEIGNLCKRLDIDSHEVMDIFCQDTKLNLSSHYMKPGFAFGGSCLPKDVRALQYRAKEVDLELPVIQAILGSNQLQIQHALDLIVESGHKRVGLLGFSFKAGTDDLRESPLVILGEQLLGKGYKLCIYDRNVSLARLVGANKEYIERQIPHLSSLLCDTVDEVLENCDVIVVGNHAAEFAGALARTRPGQIVIDLVRVKTDLTTIPARYEGICWGRPSPADVPAVA from the coding sequence ATGCAGGTCTCTGTGTTCGGTCTTGGATATGTCGGCTGCGTCTCCGCTGCGTCGTTTGCGAGCGACGGGCACCAGGTGACAGGCGTGGACGTCAACGCGGGCAAGGTGGAGGCGATCAACCGTGGGCGCAGCCCGATCGTCGAGGGGGGCCTCGAGGAGCTGATCACAGAGACCGTCTCGCAGGGCACGCTGCGCGCCACGACGAACGCGGCCGAAGCGGTGGCAGGGACCGGTGTGTCGCTGCTCTGCGTCGGAACGCCCAGCCGGCGGAACGGCAGCCTCGATCTGTCGTACCTCACCCGGGTCTGCGAGGAAATCGGCGCCGCGCTGCGCGACAAGGCGGATTACCACGTCGTCGTCGTTCGAAGCACCGTGCTCCCCGGCACCGCGTTCAACGTGGTCATTCCCCGGCTCGAGCGGCACTCCGGCAAGAAGTACGGCCAGGGGTTTGGCGTCGCGATGAACCCGGAGTTCCTGCGTGAAGGCACGGCGCTGCATGACTTCCGGAACCCGCCGCTGACGCTCGTGGGCGTCGATCACTCCGCGGACGCCGCTGCAGCGGTGGGCCTGTACGACAAGGTGGAGGCGCCGCTCGTGACCACCAGCGTGCGCACCGCCGAGATGATGAAGTACGCAAGCAACACGTGGCACGCGCTGAAGGTCTGTTTCGCGAACGAGATTGGCAACCTGTGCAAGCGCCTCGACATCGACAGCCACGAGGTGATGGACATCTTCTGCCAGGACACCAAGCTGAATCTCAGCTCGCACTACATGAAGCCGGGGTTCGCGTTCGGGGGGTCGTGCCTGCCCAAGGACGTGCGCGCGCTGCAGTACCGCGCGAAGGAAGTGGACCTGGAGCTGCCGGTCATTCAAGCCATCCTCGGGAGCAACCAGCTGCAGATCCAGCACGCGCTGGACCTGATCGTGGAGTCGGGGCACAAGCGCGTCGGCCTGCTCGGCTTCAGCTTCAAGGCGGGGACCGACGATCTCCGCGAGAGCCCGCTCGTGATCCTCGGCGAACAGTTGCTCGGCAAGGGCTACAAGCTGTGCATCTACGACCGGAACGTGTCGCTTGCCCGGCTGGTCGGCGCCAACAAGGAGTACATCGAGCGGCAGATTCCCCACCTCTCATCGCTGCTGTGCGACACGGTGGACGAGGTGCTCGAGAACTGCGACGTGATTGTCGTGGGCAATCATGCGGCGGAGTTTGCAGGCGCGCTGGCGCGCACGCGCCCCGGCCAGATCGTGATTGACCTCGTGCGCGTGAAGACGGATCTCACAACGATCCCGGCGCGGTATGAGGGGATCTGCTGGGGGCGTCCGTCGCCGGCCGACGTGCCGGCTGTGGCGTAA
- a CDS encoding glycosyltransferase: MKILWLNAGLPLPLDKGGKLRTWHLMRHLARRHEVTYLSFAAPNQPRSDLEGMREVAARVLTVPREDAPKGSLAFYVDAARYVMNPAPYAVAKYRSQAYAAALTFLLRERAFDVAVCDFLPPIVNMPAELPCPSVLFTHNVEAEIWRRHAETAGHPVRRALMHGQWTRMLAFERAALDRFDLVLTVSDADRATFERLYPATGRAYHVVPTGVDTEYFAPARGADRAHAARDRHLVFTGSMDWLPNEDGMLYFCREILPQIRQLEPGVTVSIVGRAPTPAVRRLAEARGVEVTGRVDDVRPHVAGASLSIVPLRIGGGTRLKIFEAMSMAKAVVSTTVGAEGLPVTPGRDIVIADEPARFAEAVVGLLRRPDERRQIEAAARQLVVERYDWSAVAREFEAALARVATAARAKEQVA, translated from the coding sequence GTGAAGATTCTCTGGCTGAACGCCGGTCTCCCGTTGCCGCTCGACAAGGGGGGAAAGCTCCGCACGTGGCACCTGATGCGCCACCTTGCGCGCAGGCACGAGGTGACCTACCTGTCCTTTGCCGCTCCGAACCAGCCGCGGAGCGATCTCGAGGGCATGCGCGAAGTTGCCGCGCGCGTGCTCACGGTGCCGCGCGAGGACGCGCCGAAGGGCAGCCTCGCGTTCTACGTGGACGCGGCGCGCTACGTCATGAACCCGGCGCCGTACGCAGTCGCGAAGTACCGCTCTCAGGCCTACGCGGCCGCGTTGACATTCCTGTTGCGCGAACGAGCGTTCGACGTCGCGGTCTGCGATTTTCTGCCTCCGATCGTCAACATGCCGGCGGAGCTTCCCTGCCCGTCGGTGCTGTTCACGCACAACGTCGAGGCGGAGATCTGGCGGCGCCACGCGGAAACCGCCGGGCACCCCGTCAGGCGCGCGCTCATGCACGGCCAGTGGACGCGCATGCTCGCGTTCGAGCGCGCGGCGCTGGACCGCTTTGACCTGGTTCTCACGGTGTCCGATGCGGACCGCGCCACGTTCGAGCGGCTCTATCCCGCCACAGGTCGCGCGTACCACGTGGTGCCGACCGGCGTCGACACGGAGTACTTCGCGCCCGCCCGTGGCGCGGACCGCGCCCACGCCGCACGCGATCGGCATCTCGTCTTCACCGGCTCCATGGACTGGCTGCCCAACGAGGACGGGATGCTCTACTTCTGCCGCGAGATCCTCCCGCAGATACGGCAGCTCGAGCCCGGCGTCACGGTCAGCATCGTCGGCCGCGCGCCGACTCCCGCCGTGCGCCGCCTCGCCGAGGCGCGCGGCGTGGAGGTGACTGGCCGCGTCGACGACGTGCGGCCGCACGTTGCCGGCGCGTCCCTCTCCATCGTTCCCCTTCGAATCGGCGGCGGAACGCGCCTGAAGATCTTCGAGGCGATGTCGATGGCGAAGGCGGTCGTGTCCACGACCGTCGGTGCGGAGGGGCTGCCGGTGACGCCCGGACGCGACATCGTGATCGCGGACGAACCCGCGCGGTTCGCGGAAGCGGTGGTGGGCCTGCTCCGGCGGCCGGACGAGCGGCGGCAGATCGAGGCGGCCGCACGGCAGCTCGTGGTCGAGCGCTACGACTGGTCGGCGGTCGCCCGGGAATTCGAGGCGGCATTGGCACGAGTCGCCACCGCGGCCCGGGCAAAGGAACAGGTCGCGTAG